The Salmo salar unplaced genomic scaffold, Ssal_v3.1, whole genome shotgun sequence genomic sequence CATttaaaacacaaaactgacctaagatcagcaTGTAGGGTCAGCTTCATTCTACTCCTACTCCGTCCCCtgggctgctctctcctctcccggtcCAGCTTCAGCTCTGGAGCTCAGAGAGACCATCTCCATGGCATTGACATAAAGATCCATGCTGCTCACCCTGTTCACTCTCTTCTGCCTCCTGGTGGGCTAGGGAGACACAGCACCAACAGTCAGACATTTACTCTCTAgtatctccattctctctccctccctctccccctcaccctctccctctagttTAAATGACTTGTAACGTCTGAGTAAATGTCTTTACCTTGTAGTACAGGTAGGAGGTGGTGATGGCTGTCAgtaggatcagcagcactacaacgtGTCTGATGATGAAGGCTGGCAGAGGAGAGGCTGCAAACAGAAACACCTTTGATGAGGGGACTGATCATCATCACATAGATCTGTGGGAAATCTGTCAATGACAAAGTTATAAGTCTGGTTCATGTTCAGTTACCTGtgatggtgagggagaggagctCACTCTCAGAGGAGAAGTTATGAGAGAAAACATAATTGTCATAAACACAGCTGTAGTTCCCTTGGTGGGAGTCATCTGCAGCAGGGAAGAGGAAGGCAGCAGAGTGATTGACAGCTGGCTGGGTCTGGGTTCTGTTGGAGCCGGTGAACGTGAGGAGGAAGGAGCCTCCTGGGTACTGTGGCTGAGTGGAGCAGGTGATGGTGAAGCTGTAGCCCCTGAACATCTCGGGCCCCTGGTGGCCCCTGGAGACCCCTCCCAATGAGTCAGTCAGGGAGATATCAGGCTGGACCAGGAGATCTGTAACAATAAAAGAGAACAAGAAAAACCTCTTCAACTAGTTTCCTATAGATATGACAATAACATCAGCATGTAACAGTGCTAGCcaccctccctcacagggcaacatgaGTAGTGGGCCTACAGTCACTGAGACAACATATGTTGATATCAGGCTTAAGCAGGACATCTGgaacaagaggagagaaaaagaaaacgtAGCTCCTCAACTACTTTCCTCATTTAGATATGACAATAACATGACATGTGACAGTGGTAGTGAGTAGAGACGTTCACTGAGATAACACTCAAATACAAAAGTATTCTGGGATATTTAAGTTGTATTTGATTCCTACTTGACTGAGTGATCTATTTAGTAAAGCAGACTGACAAGCTAAACAGTCATCATGAGAGGTGCAGAGGAAGTTGTATGAATGAAGGAAATCAGTTGAATATAATTATAATATGTTGATATTTCCTGAGCAGATCACTGTGAGTCCAGGAAGGAGATATAATACATGGACTAAAGTATGTGGAACTCAGCAGTGAGTTTTACAACAGAGGATTATTTTTATGCTCTACGTGGTTCAGCCCTCAGCGGTCCGTTCTGGGAGCTTGTGTtgtctaccacttcacggctgagccgttgttgctcctagacttgccactgagatcttcagtaaggacattttactgactgtgtttgtctatggagattgcatggcagtgtgcttgattttatacacctgtcagcaacaggtgtgctGAAAGAGCCAAATCCActgatgtccacatacttttggccatataGTCTATCTTGTTATTACCTGAGCAGATCACTGTGAGTCCAGGAAGGAGATAATAACTTCTCCAACACTTCCTCAGTGAAGGCTCATCCCCATCACAGTCAACTCCAAACCCTCTAGtggtgtttccaggtagaactggAACAGTGGAGCCACAACCCAGCTGTCTACACACTACTGCAGCTACATCCTCCTGGTCCCAGTCAGATCCCACAGTCCTCCACTCTCCCTGGTCGTACCGCTCCACTCCACCAGCACAGCGActgcctcctcccaccagcctcacaTCATCAGgctctgagaaaagaaaagagagagacagtaatctTACTATTTTCTCACTAAAACACACCTATATTGTCTCTCATATTCTTCACTCCAGGTGAGAAACAATGTTGATTGAGTGACAAACTGTTTCTTACCTGAGCAGGTGAGTCCAACAGCATTACCAGGTAGACAGGTGTTGttttctctgtctgaggtgtcacAGTCCAGGAGAAGGGACTCTTTGCCTTTACACTGGAACTCTTTATCCCAGGTCTGACCCTCACCTTCTCCATAGAGCCCCCCCTGTAGAGCTGCAGGAGCCCCACAGCCAAGCTCCCCACAGACTACCTCTGCATCCTGCCGGTCAAAGTCAGCTTCACACACTGAGGCCCAGGACTGATTGGActtcacctccactctcccagagCAGAGACCAGCTCCATCCACAAGCCGCACAGACTCTGGAGAAAAAGACTTGGTTGAACATTCAATCAGTTTTGTTGATGACACTGTCAAGGACTAAACACAAATATGTTGGATAAAAGATTGTAGTTTGCTATGTTTGATACTGTAAGAGGTAGAAATGGGTTCTTAGTCACTCAGGATAGGGTTGGGAATAAtgcaggcaggagacaggaataagttcacttcactttatagaaaataaacagcTGGACATCCATCAGGCAGCTTCACTTCAGTACCATCTGAACTACAATGATCTGCCCATGAACATCTCCCATAAACCAATATGACAAACACAaatataatgtttaaatacatcTGACATCTCTCCCTatatttaaatgaaataaaaacacataaaacatgatacatggtaatattgtaaaatgtataaataaatctcTCAATATGACCAGTCTCTTACCTGAACAGGTCACATGATGATAATATTCACCATAACAGTCACCAGGTCCTCCTCCTATGATGACACACTGTCTAATAGAAGACTCATCTCCACTACATCTCAATAGTGTGACTCCTCTTCTTCCATATTCAATCAGAGGTCCTCTAGATTCAGATACAGGATCCCCACAGTCCAGCTTTCTACACACAACCTTAACCTCTCTCATGCTCCACCACCCCCCAGTACATAGACCTGACCACTCTCCTTCATAGAAGACTTCCACTGTCCCAGAACAGGAAGTGGTCCCATCCACCAGTCTGACTGAGAGTTCAGCTGTA encodes the following:
- the LOC106595897 gene encoding deleted in malignant brain tumors 1 protein yields the protein MREVKVVCRKLDCGDPVSESRGPLIEYGRRGVTLLRCSGDESSIRQCVIIGGGPGDCYGEYYHHVTCSESVRLVDGAGLCSGRVEVKSNQSWASVCEADFDRQDAEVVCGELGCGAPAALQGGLYGEGEGQTWDKEFQCKGKESLLLDCDTSDRENNTCLPGNAVGLTCSEPDDVRLVGGGSRCAGGVERYDQGEWRTVGSDWDQEDVAAVVCRQLGCGSTVPVLPGNTTRGFGVDCDGDEPSLRKCWRSYYLLPGLTVICSDLLVQPDISLTDSLGGVSRGHQGPEMFRGYSFTITCSTQPQYPGGSFLLTFTGSNRTQTQPAVNHSAAFLFPAADDSHQGNYSCVYDNYVFSHNFSSESELLSLTITASPLPAFIIRHVVVLLILLTAITTSYLYYKPTRRQKRVNRVSSMDLYVNAMEMVSLSSRAEAGPGEERAAQGTE